A region from the Sulfuricurvum sp. genome encodes:
- a CDS encoding cache domain-containing protein produces MKHSTNLQRIIQALSGQGDHLSNSLARRFLIFVSMAVFILAVATELFVFQQHQLVLEKRFETHMDEVQNGFKVLLDKHAAAMAVTLHSIVNDSTVKKALMDNDRNRLLSDWESVFKRMKKENQITHMYFLDKHRVCLLRVHKPEKRGDMINRFTALEAEWTRKPSSGIEVGPMGTFTLRVIQPVFEGKELIGYVELGKEIEDVVSPLHEFMHNEMAVVLHKEYLNRQGWEEGMAMLNRQVFWDQMPYDVVIYTSQGRLPDPFVSTIMQQHADHLRDHKVLYNGSPWMVSIMPIKDASGKEVGDLVIMNNIMAEESKVSRFVVRNILEGIVFLGLFFSIIGLLLRRIDRSEKK; encoded by the coding sequence ATGAAGCACTCTACAAACTTACAGCGTATCATACAAGCTCTGTCAGGACAGGGCGATCACCTTTCCAATTCTTTAGCGCGCCGTTTTTTGATTTTTGTATCGATGGCAGTTTTTATCCTTGCCGTTGCGACAGAATTATTCGTCTTTCAACAGCATCAACTGGTTTTAGAAAAACGATTCGAAACCCATATGGATGAGGTTCAAAACGGATTTAAAGTTTTGCTGGACAAACATGCAGCCGCTATGGCTGTGACGCTTCATTCAATCGTTAATGACAGTACGGTCAAAAAAGCACTGATGGATAATGATCGTAACCGTCTTTTGTCGGATTGGGAAAGTGTCTTTAAGCGAATGAAAAAAGAAAATCAGATTACCCATATGTATTTTCTTGATAAACACCGAGTCTGTTTACTGCGTGTGCACAAACCCGAAAAACGGGGAGACATGATTAACCGTTTTACTGCTTTGGAAGCGGAATGGACACGTAAGCCTTCATCCGGAATTGAAGTCGGACCGATGGGTACCTTTACTCTTCGGGTCATTCAGCCGGTGTTTGAGGGCAAAGAACTGATAGGATATGTTGAGCTGGGCAAAGAGATAGAAGATGTTGTTTCTCCTCTACATGAATTCATGCACAATGAGATGGCAGTAGTGCTTCATAAAGAGTATCTCAATCGCCAGGGATGGGAAGAGGGGATGGCAATGCTCAACCGTCAGGTATTTTGGGATCAGATGCCGTATGATGTCGTCATTTATACTTCGCAAGGCCGGTTGCCGGATCCTTTTGTTTCGACAATAATGCAGCAGCATGCCGATCATCTTCGAGATCACAAAGTTTTGTATAACGGCAGTCCATGGATGGTATCGATAATGCCGATCAAAGATGCTTCAGGCAAAGAGGTCGGTGATTTGGTCATTATGAACAATATAATGGCAGAAGAATCTAAAGTGAGCCGTTTTGTTGTACGAAACATCCTCGAAGGTATCGTATTTTTAGGGCTGTTTTTTAGCATTATCGGGCTCTTGTTGCGTCGAATTGATAGAAGTGAAAAAAAATGA
- a CDS encoding diguanylate cyclase — MKTNRLKSKILLTLVSVILGVATIVTLYNIIHDKGQNDLRMEEAYQNVRLNYEESIYETVHFYTARAHSNLNSPGVMDAILSRDHDRLYQLILPRWKVISHENSSLVVMQFHNADGTSLLRMHQPDVFGDPIALQRPMVAYIHKHHTLVYGFEEGRQGLALRILVPILNQGTYVGAVEFGLSTPFIIDKIHRHTGYDAFFLIKEKILGTFSHVDRYLAVGEYRAIDVDPELVPLVKLYQSKYDRLQDTIIKYKNQTFAITTVPVNNYLNQPIGAIIFVHAAPDFWEHVLQMVTATGLIALIMMGILGWLISRLYDSISTQMNFQQMYNQTILDAIPSPVIVTDGHQLVAANQTFLAYFHYESVLDFKRDHACVCDYFEEGDTHDYLMPMLNEQRWTDYVSDHPLINHKVKITIDHKTTIFDVKLSVLRFQEEKRYVVIFTDISSMQSISMTDPLTGIANRLHFTMVYEHAINVAFREKRPLGVIFFDIDYFKHINDKYGHLAGDKVLKHISQVVSKRLRKSDIFARWGGEEFVALLPDTSLEESYQIAETLRQTIEAENFEIAGKITCSFGVAMLEENESADMLLKRADELLYEAKASGRNRVIRQELRETH; from the coding sequence ATGAAGACGAATCGTTTAAAAAGCAAAATATTGCTCACTCTTGTAAGTGTTATTCTAGGTGTTGCAACGATTGTCACCCTTTATAATATTATCCATGATAAAGGACAAAATGATCTCCGTATGGAAGAAGCATATCAAAATGTCCGTCTAAACTATGAAGAGAGCATTTATGAGACCGTACATTTTTATACAGCGCGTGCCCATTCCAATTTAAATTCTCCCGGGGTAATGGATGCCATTCTCTCCCGAGATCACGACCGATTGTATCAACTCATTCTGCCTCGTTGGAAAGTTATTTCGCATGAGAACTCCTCCTTGGTTGTTATGCAGTTTCACAATGCGGACGGAACCTCTTTGTTGCGAATGCATCAACCCGACGTGTTCGGTGACCCGATAGCTTTACAGCGTCCTATGGTTGCGTACATTCATAAACACCATACACTCGTGTATGGGTTCGAGGAGGGGCGGCAGGGGCTTGCATTACGGATACTGGTCCCTATTCTCAATCAGGGAACGTATGTAGGTGCAGTTGAATTCGGTTTGTCTACTCCATTTATAATCGATAAAATCCATCGACATACCGGATACGACGCTTTTTTCCTCATAAAGGAAAAGATTCTGGGTACTTTCTCGCATGTTGACCGCTATCTTGCCGTCGGCGAATACCGGGCAATCGATGTAGACCCGGAACTGGTCCCTTTGGTCAAACTGTATCAAAGCAAGTACGATCGTCTCCAAGACACCATAATCAAATATAAAAATCAAACGTTTGCGATTACAACCGTTCCCGTAAACAACTATCTTAATCAGCCTATCGGTGCCATCATATTTGTCCATGCCGCGCCTGATTTTTGGGAACATGTTCTCCAAATGGTGACGGCTACAGGGCTGATAGCACTAATAATGATGGGTATATTAGGATGGCTGATCAGTCGCTTGTATGATTCTATCAGTACTCAAATGAATTTTCAGCAGATGTATAATCAGACAATTCTTGATGCGATCCCTTCACCTGTGATTGTAACCGACGGACACCAGCTTGTTGCTGCGAATCAAACTTTTTTAGCCTATTTCCATTACGAAAGCGTCCTTGATTTTAAACGGGATCATGCCTGCGTCTGCGATTATTTTGAAGAAGGTGATACACATGATTATCTGATGCCGATGCTGAATGAACAACGTTGGACCGATTATGTCAGCGACCATCCTCTAATAAATCATAAAGTAAAAATCACCATAGATCATAAGACGACAATCTTTGATGTAAAGCTCTCCGTTTTGCGATTTCAAGAAGAGAAACGCTATGTAGTTATTTTTACCGATATCTCGTCGATGCAATCGATCTCGATGACCGATCCGTTGACCGGTATTGCCAATCGTCTTCATTTTACCATGGTTTACGAGCATGCAATCAATGTAGCGTTCCGCGAGAAAAGACCGCTTGGGGTTATATTTTTCGATATTGATTATTTTAAACATATCAATGATAAATATGGGCATTTAGCCGGCGACAAGGTTCTAAAACATATTTCCCAAGTTGTCAGTAAACGACTTCGTAAAAGCGATATTTTTGCACGCTGGGGAGGCGAAGAATTTGTTGCATTGCTTCCTGATACTTCTTTAGAGGAGTCTTACCAGATAGCTGAAACACTCAGACAAACGATCGAAGCGGAAAATTTTGAGATAGCCGGAAAAATTACGTGTTCATTCGGTGTTGCAATGCTGGAAGAAAATGAATCCGCCGATATGTTGTTGAAACGTGCGGATGAACTTTTGTATGAAGCAAAAGCAAGCGGACGCAACCGAGTCATCCGGCAGGAATTAAGAGAGACACATTAA
- a CDS encoding MgtC/SapB family protein — protein MDELFVQNSVLALILGFIIGLEREMHTIYAQKKRDFGGSRTFSMIALLGFLSSWFSSFIPHFFLVVTAIIGLFLISTYIVNSIDNTDKGSTTEFSALVTFLIGAMLTFSTPMLSVFMAIIVLFVLNLKDKIQEYEKTIAKHELNAAVMFMMMTFVILPILPDRAIDPLGLVNFYRIWIMVVLVAGISFFGYIMIRFFGATHGIGAAGLFGGLISSTAVAMNMARRLNENGFFAKNFAIGITLASSMMLIRAGVEIWVINPPLARAFLIPILLGSLSGYGYIGYLYVTTKREKISQDLKFNNPFDLKEALMMGLIFGATLAVIGIVNRYMGDIGVLAASFVSGFADVDAIILSLSTLSKTTLNPLTAQYAIIIAIVSNTLTKMALVLILGKMVLFRLVFLYYLIAIGTFTVAAYFTLG, from the coding sequence ATGGATGAATTGTTTGTCCAAAACAGTGTTTTAGCATTGATACTCGGTTTTATCATTGGATTAGAGCGTGAAATGCATACGATTTATGCGCAAAAAAAGAGAGACTTCGGAGGCTCTAGAACGTTTTCCATGATCGCATTGCTGGGGTTTCTTTCCTCTTGGTTCTCTTCGTTTATTCCCCATTTTTTTCTTGTTGTTACCGCTATCATCGGGCTTTTCCTCATCAGTACCTACATCGTCAACAGTATCGATAATACCGATAAAGGTTCAACAACCGAGTTTTCGGCTTTAGTGACATTTTTGATCGGGGCCATGCTCACTTTCTCAACGCCGATGCTTTCTGTTTTTATGGCCATTATCGTGCTGTTTGTCTTGAATCTAAAAGATAAAATCCAAGAGTATGAAAAAACGATTGCAAAACACGAACTCAATGCTGCGGTTATGTTTATGATGATGACCTTTGTGATACTGCCGATTCTGCCTGATCGGGCTATCGATCCGCTCGGCTTGGTCAACTTCTATCGGATATGGATTATGGTTGTTCTGGTGGCGGGGATTTCATTTTTCGGCTATATTATGATACGTTTTTTCGGTGCGACGCACGGTATCGGTGCGGCAGGACTTTTCGGCGGACTCATTTCCTCAACTGCTGTAGCGATGAATATGGCCAGACGTCTCAATGAGAACGGTTTTTTTGCCAAAAATTTTGCTATCGGGATTACATTGGCTTCATCGATGATGCTTATCCGTGCCGGGGTAGAGATATGGGTCATTAATCCTCCTCTGGCACGCGCATTTTTGATCCCGATACTTTTAGGGAGTCTCAGCGGATACGGATATATAGGATATCTATACGTCACCACAAAACGTGAAAAGATCTCGCAGGATCTAAAATTTAACAATCCGTTCGATCTAAAAGAGGCGTTAATGATGGGATTGATATTCGGTGCGACATTAGCGGTTATAGGCATCGTCAATCGCTACATGGGCGATATCGGAGTATTGGCCGCTTCATTCGTTTCCGGCTTCGCCGATGTAGATGCGATTATCCTTTCGTTATCGACATTATCCAAAACGACTCTAAACCCGTTGACTGCCCAGTATGCCATCATCATTGCCATTGTCAGTAATACGCTGACGAAGATGGCCCTCGTGCTGATCTTAGGGAAAATGGTACTGTTTCGATTGGTTTTCCTATATTATCTTATTGCTATCGGAACGTTTACAGTAGCGGCTTATTTTACATTGGGATAA
- a CDS encoding response regulator yields the protein MVEPGVLKQLRSILQPYVLLYVEDNKMLNTQVTILFKKIFETVYTAYDGEEGLLLFKEHHPSIVITDIEMPKMDGLAMSKAIMKIDPEVKIIVTTAHDDANLLHQAIRIGVFDYLIKPMRVEMLAKTLARCAHVLKEELHRKIFNANLHSIFNYQNSLTLLLQGQNVVMANQPCLEFFAVESVEMLRKNFVSFGSMLLKHNGFLYNHDGYEWFNEISTNLGKLYNVKIAASDGDHHHFILRYQSIPDREGYGVLTLNDVTELGLLKLYDANAVEQERLLQDEKMVYGLLEMAMLNGAKIRAHNLYKGLSITNDALITSLNHQEATLQTPYVQLKAMQLEEEFYLTSELFPVTILCTGIIRIDFDEQRVYFNHYRMVQTSPTRRAAIRVIPDSSLTITLLYEGHKYDAEIIVMDISINAVRLQLPSLPAGFEPKQSVVLDMVFATPPRPTIINSSAEVFRIKENQRSYEVVCKYDLHGQAQKNIIDYIAKQQMVLIREFKGMQYEK from the coding sequence ATGGTTGAACCCGGCGTATTAAAACAGTTGCGAAGCATTTTGCAGCCGTATGTTTTATTATATGTTGAAGATAATAAAATGCTAAACACGCAGGTCACTATTTTGTTCAAAAAAATATTTGAAACGGTTTATACGGCGTATGACGGAGAAGAAGGGCTATTACTTTTTAAAGAGCATCATCCGAGCATTGTCATTACTGATATTGAAATGCCGAAAATGGATGGCCTTGCAATGTCAAAAGCCATAATGAAGATTGATCCCGAAGTAAAAATAATTGTCACTACGGCACATGACGATGCAAATCTGCTTCATCAGGCGATCCGTATCGGTGTATTTGATTATCTGATTAAACCGATGCGCGTAGAGATGCTTGCCAAAACACTCGCACGTTGTGCCCATGTTCTCAAAGAAGAACTCCATCGCAAAATTTTTAACGCCAATTTGCATTCTATTTTTAATTACCAGAATAGCCTTACCCTTTTGTTGCAAGGTCAAAATGTCGTTATGGCAAATCAGCCGTGTCTCGAATTTTTTGCGGTAGAGAGCGTCGAAATGTTACGCAAAAATTTTGTCTCTTTTGGAAGCATGCTGCTCAAACACAACGGATTTTTATACAATCATGACGGGTATGAGTGGTTTAACGAAATCTCTACAAATCTCGGTAAATTATATAACGTCAAAATTGCGGCCAGTGACGGAGATCATCACCATTTTATTCTCAGATATCAGAGTATCCCGGATCGAGAAGGGTATGGGGTACTTACACTGAACGATGTGACGGAGCTGGGGCTGTTAAAACTCTATGATGCCAATGCCGTCGAACAGGAACGTTTGCTCCAAGATGAGAAAATGGTATACGGGCTCTTGGAAATGGCAATGCTTAACGGAGCCAAAATCCGGGCCCATAATCTTTATAAAGGACTGAGCATCACAAACGATGCCCTTATTACATCGCTCAATCATCAGGAAGCTACACTCCAAACCCCTTATGTCCAACTCAAAGCAATGCAGCTTGAGGAGGAGTTTTATCTTACTTCCGAGTTATTCCCGGTAACGATTTTATGCACAGGAATTATTCGGATTGATTTTGATGAACAACGAGTTTATTTTAATCACTACCGAATGGTTCAAACCTCACCGACTCGAAGGGCGGCCATCCGTGTGATTCCGGATTCGAGCTTAACGATCACCTTATTGTATGAGGGGCATAAATATGATGCGGAGATCATAGTAATGGATATTTCGATAAATGCGGTGCGCCTTCAGTTACCGTCTCTGCCTGCAGGATTTGAGCCTAAACAGTCTGTCGTGTTGGATATGGTATTTGCTACACCTCCTCGTCCGACAATTATCAATTCATCTGCAGAGGTGTTCCGTATCAAAGAGAATCAGCGTAGTTACGAGGTGGTATGCAAGTACGATCTGCATGGTCAGGCACAAAAAAATATTATCGACTATATTGCGAAACAGCAAATGGTCTTAATCCGCGAATTTAAAGGAATGCAATATGAAAAATGA
- a CDS encoding MBL fold metallo-hydrolase, with translation MKNETLLYEDDSHKCVMFSLEDEEHKDHSLSVNQFLIIQHESAILIDPGSGGIFGELYDAVARHIDPSKIKFIFFSHQDPDVAGAIAEWSVATSAKLIMSQLWTRFMGHYGLMDMGRIIALEDHGARIKFEHDFLQFIPAHFLHSPGNFSLYDSRSKILFSGDIGAAVLSPQNLNKNVDDFEEHRPFLESFHGRYMAANQFCRAWVKCVRKYEISMIAPQHGSLFKEKMAQHFLEWFEKVEGGYEHCEELYGC, from the coding sequence ATGAAAAATGAAACGCTGCTTTATGAAGATGACAGCCACAAATGTGTGATGTTCAGTCTCGAAGATGAAGAACATAAGGATCACTCTCTCTCGGTCAATCAGTTTTTGATCATTCAGCATGAGAGTGCTATTTTGATCGATCCGGGGAGCGGTGGAATATTCGGCGAACTGTACGATGCCGTAGCACGACATATCGATCCGAGTAAGATCAAGTTTATCTTTTTTTCGCATCAAGATCCTGACGTTGCCGGTGCTATTGCAGAATGGAGTGTCGCCACATCGGCAAAGCTCATAATGTCACAGTTGTGGACCCGTTTTATGGGACATTACGGTTTGATGGATATGGGACGGATTATCGCACTTGAAGATCATGGCGCGCGAATTAAATTCGAGCACGATTTTTTACAATTCATACCGGCTCATTTTCTCCACAGTCCGGGGAACTTTTCACTCTATGACAGCCGTTCTAAAATCCTTTTTTCCGGTGATATCGGCGCAGCTGTCCTTTCTCCTCAAAATCTGAATAAAAATGTAGATGATTTTGAAGAACATCGTCCGTTTTTAGAGAGTTTTCATGGACGTTATATGGCGGCAAACCAATTTTGCCGGGCATGGGTGAAATGTGTACGGAAATATGAGATTTCTATGATAGCACCTCAGCACGGTTCATTGTTTAAAGAAAAAATGGCACAACACTTTTTGGAATGGTTTGAAAAAGTTGAGGGGGGGTATGAGCATTGCGAGGAACTTTATGGGTGTTGA
- a CDS encoding DEAD/DEAH box helicase: MTFTDLNLVEPLLKAIHDQGYTIPTPVQAQAIPCILEGRDMLAGAQTGTGKTAGFTLPLLQILSAQKNPKTHRKIRALILTPTRELAAQVGESVKLYGKYLPLKSAVIFGGVGINPQITMLRNGIDILIATPGRLLDHVGQGTVDLSGVEVFVLDEADRMLDMGFIRDIRRVITILPKNRQNLLFSATYSDEIKTLANTLLRNPAEVEVARRNTSSELVKQSVILVDCKRKSALLGEMIGKHKWEQVLVFTRTKHGANKLTEYFQKIGITSAAIHGNKSQAARTKALDDFKRSSVRVLVATDIAARGIDIDALPHVVNFELPNIAEDYVHRIGRTGRAGCEGEAISLVCVDEADYLKGIEKLINKKLDSRIIEGYEPDPSIKAEPIQRGRGGAGGGGNRGGNGGDRGGKPTQKRDSGRHEPKRRDNDRRH, translated from the coding sequence ATGACATTTACCGATTTAAATCTAGTCGAGCCGTTGCTCAAAGCCATTCATGATCAAGGCTATACGATTCCCACTCCCGTTCAGGCACAAGCGATCCCATGTATTTTAGAGGGGCGCGATATGCTTGCCGGAGCACAAACCGGTACGGGTAAAACTGCAGGATTTACGTTGCCGTTGCTGCAAATTCTCAGTGCTCAAAAAAACCCGAAAACGCATCGAAAAATTCGTGCGTTAATCCTTACTCCGACACGTGAACTTGCAGCACAGGTAGGTGAGAGCGTCAAACTCTACGGAAAATATCTCCCTCTTAAAAGTGCCGTTATTTTCGGCGGTGTGGGGATAAATCCTCAAATTACAATGCTGCGCAACGGGATCGATATCCTCATCGCTACACCGGGCCGTCTGCTCGATCATGTAGGGCAGGGTACGGTTGATCTCAGCGGAGTGGAAGTTTTCGTCCTTGACGAAGCCGACCGTATGCTTGATATGGGATTTATACGCGATATCCGCCGTGTCATTACCATCCTCCCGAAAAATCGTCAAAACCTTCTTTTTTCGGCAACCTATTCGGATGAGATCAAAACATTGGCAAATACTTTGCTTCGTAATCCTGCCGAGGTTGAAGTGGCACGTCGAAATACTTCGAGTGAGTTGGTTAAACAAAGTGTCATTCTTGTCGATTGCAAACGCAAAAGCGCATTGCTCGGAGAAATGATCGGAAAACATAAATGGGAACAGGTTCTCGTCTTTACCCGTACCAAACACGGTGCCAATAAACTGACTGAATACTTCCAAAAAATCGGGATCACTTCCGCAGCGATTCACGGTAATAAAAGTCAGGCTGCACGGACAAAAGCACTCGATGATTTTAAACGCAGTTCGGTAAGAGTCCTCGTTGCAACTGATATTGCCGCACGCGGGATCGATATTGATGCACTGCCTCATGTCGTTAATTTCGAACTCCCGAACATTGCAGAAGACTATGTCCACCGTATAGGTCGCACAGGCCGCGCGGGATGTGAGGGGGAAGCCATTTCACTGGTATGTGTCGATGAAGCCGATTACCTCAAAGGGATCGAAAAATTGATTAACAAAAAGCTTGATAGCCGCATTATAGAAGGGTATGAACCGGATCCTTCGATCAAAGCAGAACCGATTCAACGGGGCCGAGGCGGTGCAGGCGGAGGTGGAAACCGTGGAGGAAACGGCGGAGATCGCGGTGGAAAACCGACACAAAAACGAGACAGCGGACGGCATGAACCGAAACGTCGCGATAACGATCGACGACATTAA